The following proteins are co-located in the Prionailurus viverrinus isolate Anna chromosome A1, UM_Priviv_1.0, whole genome shotgun sequence genome:
- the LOC125163243 gene encoding small ubiquitin-related modifier 1-like → MSDQEAKPSTEDLGDEKEGEYIKLRVTGQDGSAIHFKVKMTTHLKKLKEAYCPREGVPMNSLRFLFAGPRIADNHAPKEVGMEEKDVIGVYQNKQGVIQ, encoded by the coding sequence ATGTCTGACCAGGAGGCAAAACCTTCAACTGAGGACTTGGGggatgagaaggaaggagaatacATTAAACTCAGAGTCACTGGACAGGATGGCAGTGCAATTCACTTCAAAGTGAAAATGACAACACATCTCAAGAAACTCAAAGAAGCATACTGTCCAAGAGAGGGAGTTCCAATGAATTCACTCAGGTTTCTCTTTGCAGGCCCGAGAATTGCTGATAATCATGCTCCAAAAGAAGTGGGAATGGAGGAGAAAGATGTGATTGGAGTTTATCAGAACAAACAGGGGGTCATCCAATGa